The following coding sequences lie in one Flavobacterium sp. 20NA77.7 genomic window:
- a CDS encoding response regulator transcription factor, protein MSKADILIIDDEPQIRKLLEITLESNDYKVIQSDNGKQGILLAANHTPEVIILDLGLPDKSGHEVLKELRTWYNKSIIILSVLNQEEDIVKALDNGATDYLTKPFRNAELMARIRASVRRSTIENTETTYQFGSICIDLLSHTVKKNNEIIKLTATEFNLLSLFVKNEGRVLTHQYILKEIWGVGAQTETQYLRVFVGTLRKKIEDNPNAPEHIITESGVGYRFQ, encoded by the coding sequence ATGAGTAAAGCTGATATTCTTATAATTGACGACGAACCACAAATTAGAAAACTTTTAGAAATTACACTTGAAAGTAACGATTATAAAGTGATTCAATCTGATAATGGTAAGCAAGGCATCTTATTAGCCGCTAATCATACTCCAGAGGTTATAATTTTAGATTTAGGTTTGCCAGATAAAAGTGGCCACGAAGTTTTGAAAGAACTACGAACTTGGTACAACAAATCAATTATTATATTATCTGTATTAAATCAAGAAGAAGATATTGTAAAAGCATTAGACAATGGCGCTACTGATTATCTAACAAAACCATTTAGGAATGCCGAGCTAATGGCAAGAATTAGAGCATCTGTAAGAAGAAGCACTATTGAAAATACAGAAACTACTTATCAATTTGGATCTATTTGTATTGATTTATTATCACATACTGTTAAAAAAAATAATGAAATAATTAAATTAACGGCCACAGAATTTAATTTGTTATCCTTATTTGTAAAAAATGAAGGGCGTGTTTTAACGCATCAATACATTTTAAAAGAAATTTGGGGTGTTGGCGCACAAACGGAAACACAATACTTAAGAGTTTTTGTTGGCACACTTCGTAAAAAAATTGAAGATAACCCAAATGCACCGGAACATATAATTACCGAAAGTGGCGTAGGTTATAGATTTCAATAA